In Lycium barbarum isolate Lr01 chromosome 9, ASM1917538v2, whole genome shotgun sequence, the DNA window TCGTGTTATTCGTACGGACAGGATGTCTGGTTGTACTTATGATCTTGTTGAGAAGATGCACTTCCTTTTTGTTAGAGTTGTTAAGGCTCGTGAGCTTCCCGCTATGGATATTACAGGGAGCGTCGATCCTTATGTTGAGGTCCGCATCGGGAATTACAAAGGAATTACGAAACACATTGAGAAAAATCAAAATCCTATGTGGAATGTAGTGTTCGCCTTTTCTCGGGAGAGGATGCAAGCGTCCGTGCTTGAGGTCGTAGTTAAAGACAAGGATCTTATGAAAGATGATTTTGTAGGCCTGTGCCGATTTGACCTCAATGAAGTCCCGATGCGGGTCCCACCCGATAGTCCTCTAGCTCCGGAGTGGTACCGGCTTGCAGATAAGAAAGGAGAGAAGATAAAAGGGGAGCTTATGCTTGCTGTTTGGATCGGTACACAAGCGGATGAAGCTTATCCAGATGCATGGCATTCCGATGCAGCTTTATCTGTTGACACGGTTGCATCCACTCTTATACGTTCGAAGGTCTATCATGCACCACGGTTATGGTACCTCCGTGTTAATGTTGTCGAGGCACAAGACTTGCTTCCGACTGAGAAAACTCGTTTCCCGGACGCTTACGTGAAGGTACAGATAGGAAACCAAGTTTTGAAAACTAAGCCGGTTCAGGCTCGGACCTTCAATCCTCTTTGGAATGAAGATCTCCTGTTTGTTGCTGCTGAACCGTTTGATGAAAATCTCGTCCTCTCGGTAGAGGATCGTGTGGCTCCGGGTAAAGACGAGATTATTGGGAGGGTAATCATCCCTTTGAGCATGGTGGAAAAGCGTGCTGATGATAAAATGATCCATTCTCGTTGGTTTAACTTGGAAAAGCCCGTGGCCGTGGATATTGATCAGCTTAAGAAGGAGAAATTCTCGAGTAGACTTCATCTCCGAGTCTGTCTTGATGGAGGTTATCATGTCCTTGACGAATCCACTCATTATAGTAGTGATCTTCGCCCCACAGCAAAACAGCTATGGAGGCCCCCAATCGGGATTCTTGAACTCGGAGTCTTAAATGCTGTGGGACTTCATCCTATGAAAACACGAGATAACAAGGGGACATCGGATACATATTGTGTAGCAAAGTATGGTCACAAATGGGTTCGAACTCGAACCATTGTTGATAATCTCTGCCCAAAGTACAATGAGCAGTACACTTGGGAGGTTTTTGATCCAGCTACGGTTCTCACTGTGGGTGTGTTCGACAACAGCCAACTCGGAGAAAAGGGTTCATCAAATGGTACATCCAAAGACCTAAAGGTCGGGAAGGTTAGAATTCGTATCTCGACACTTGAAACAGGCAGAGTTTACACACATTCATATCCACTGCTTGTCCTTCATCCTACTGGTGTTAAAAAGATGGGTGAATTGCATTTGGCGATACGTTTTACATGCACATCATTTGCTAACATGCTTTACAAATACTCACGTCCTCTTTTACCGAAAATGCATTACGTAAGGCCTTTTACTGTTATGCAACTTGACATGCTAAGGCACCAGGCAGTTAATATAGTTGCCATGCGGTTGGGACGAGCAGAGCCCCCTTTGAGAAAGGAGGTGGTGGAATATATGTCGGATGTGGATTCACATTTATGGAGTATGAGGCGTAGCAAGGCCAATTTTTTCCGTTTGATGTCGATTTTCACGGGATTATTTGCTGCGGGAAAATGGTTCGGAGATATCTGCATGTGGAAGAACCCGATCACAACAGTCCTTGTGCACGTTCTCTTTCTTATGCTTGTGTCGTTTCCGGAACTCATTTTACCAACTGTTTTCCTATACATGTTTCTAATAGGAGTGTGGAATTACCGTTACCGGCCTAGGTATCCTCCTCACATGAACACAAAGTTATCGCAAGCCGAGTCAGTGCACCCTGATGAGCTTGATGAAGAGTTCGACACATTTCCAACTAGCCGTTCCCCTGAACTGGTGAGAATGAGGTATGATCGGTTGAGGAGCGTTGCTGGACGCATTCAAACAGTAGTTGGTGACGTGGCAACTCAAGGAGAGCGACTCCAGTCGTTACTGAGCTGGCGTGACCCCCGTGCTACGGCCCTCTTTGTTACATTTTGCCTTGTTGCTGCATTGGTATTGTATGTGACGCCGTTCCAGGTGATTGCTGCCCTGATAGGTATCTACATGATGAGACATCCGAGATTTCGACATAGGCTGCCTTCTGTGCCAATCAACTTCTTCCGTCGGCTGCCAGCTAGGACAGACAGTATGTTGTAATTGTTCCCTCTATTGCTTTTTTATGTAGTTTGCTCGAGCATCAGAATGGACTTATTTGGGAGGCGTAGTTGTTGTTGTACTCGAGCATTGGATGTGGGTACTAGATTTATATTCCGGACCATATAAATAATTCTCATGGCCTGCTACATCTATATGTATAATAAGATCCATTCCTACAATCTTTTTTTCCAATTATGATTTGTATGCATCTTTGGGAATACATGAATCTCAAGCTGTTTATGGCTTTTCTTCAATAATAGTCATGACACCGTTGTATGCATATATTTGCAATTGCATGAGTGGAGATGAGAAAAATGAAATTATGAACCAAACGATTAAGAAAGAACAAAACCAACTCCAAAGGGTGGTGTTATACAGTTCTTGCCTTAGAATGGGCAGTCACAAGAATTTTGATTTAAGAAAATTgactgtttggccaagcttacaCTTCGGATGAGACCAAGAACTGAAAGATGTTTATCAAAGAGAGGCAGGGacagtaagagcccgtttggatcggcttataagttgcctataagttgttttcagtttttttgagtgtttgactgaccagcttaaaatcattttgtgcataaaataagctcaaaaaaataattgagcccttttggcttagcttatctaaaatagcttataagctgaaaacagcttataagccaaaaaaaaaataagttagcctaccccaacttattttgttttttgcttataagctgtttcaagcttataaactgtttattttaagcccatccaaacaggctctaaaagaACTCAAGAAAACTGAATGTTGGCTTTTATTAGACACTCCAGACCCCCAGTTACACAGGATCTAATCCTCCACGAAAAGTAAGAAGTTCTCTTTCCTTCTGCTTGCAAAAAAAGTTATGAGATTGCTTTTGTTTGCGTTAGCGATCATCAAACCTGTGACAAAAAGCATGTTTTTTGTTACCGATGCACaaagaaaatattttgttgcGAATGAACAAGATATTGAGGAATTGTCCATACGTAAAATCAGAATTATTGATACGGGCCTTTTCCGTGCAAAGCCTCTTTCAGAATATGTGGAAATAGGAGGAGTCCGACGCCAAAATGGCACGTTTTTGGACCTTGAAGACAAAAATGgtatgtcttcttttttttttatataccaaaaggggcttttcgttggttatccaacgaaatgttAACCCCATTTAACATTTCCGTCaaatgtaaaaaaataaaataaaattgtatttcgttacatacctggcgaaatacaatt includes these proteins:
- the LOC132609894 gene encoding multiple C2 domain and transmembrane region protein 7 codes for the protein MILNNLKLGVEVVGAHNLLPKDGQGSSSSFVELYFDGQRFRTTIKEKDLSPVWNETFYFNISDTSNLHMLALDAYVYNNVRPTQSRSFLGKITINGTSFVPYSDSVVLHYPLEKRSIFSRVRGELGLKVYVIDDPSIKSSMDTQVHSHSAQTPAPKIPRSEVRHTFHHLPNPNHPQQQQQQAAPAGPAVPLNHEGARYIPEQMKVPEVPQPPPQLVRMHSSTMAQPVDYALKETSPFLGGGRVVGGRVIRTDRMSGCTYDLVEKMHFLFVRVVKARELPAMDITGSVDPYVEVRIGNYKGITKHIEKNQNPMWNVVFAFSRERMQASVLEVVVKDKDLMKDDFVGLCRFDLNEVPMRVPPDSPLAPEWYRLADKKGEKIKGELMLAVWIGTQADEAYPDAWHSDAALSVDTVASTLIRSKVYHAPRLWYLRVNVVEAQDLLPTEKTRFPDAYVKVQIGNQVLKTKPVQARTFNPLWNEDLLFVAAEPFDENLVLSVEDRVAPGKDEIIGRVIIPLSMVEKRADDKMIHSRWFNLEKPVAVDIDQLKKEKFSSRLHLRVCLDGGYHVLDESTHYSSDLRPTAKQLWRPPIGILELGVLNAVGLHPMKTRDNKGTSDTYCVAKYGHKWVRTRTIVDNLCPKYNEQYTWEVFDPATVLTVGVFDNSQLGEKGSSNGTSKDLKVGKVRIRISTLETGRVYTHSYPLLVLHPTGVKKMGELHLAIRFTCTSFANMLYKYSRPLLPKMHYVRPFTVMQLDMLRHQAVNIVAMRLGRAEPPLRKEVVEYMSDVDSHLWSMRRSKANFFRLMSIFTGLFAAGKWFGDICMWKNPITTVLVHVLFLMLVSFPELILPTVFLYMFLIGVWNYRYRPRYPPHMNTKLSQAESVHPDELDEEFDTFPTSRSPELVRMRYDRLRSVAGRIQTVVGDVATQGERLQSLLSWRDPRATALFVTFCLVAALVLYVTPFQVIAALIGIYMMRHPRFRHRLPSVPINFFRRLPARTDSML